One genomic region from Corvus hawaiiensis isolate bCorHaw1 chromosome 28, bCorHaw1.pri.cur, whole genome shotgun sequence encodes:
- the BORCS8 gene encoding BLOC-1-related complex subunit 8, which produces MEEPEMQLKVKKVTDKFTESLYVLANEPSVALFRLQEHVRRSLPELAQHKSDMQSWEEQSQGAIYTVEYACSAIKNMTDSGVYFKSIDSLLKHSIAMKEQLNAAQGRSTATPQAKNPPGTS; this is translated from the exons TCACGGACAAGTTCACGGAGAGCCTGTACGTGCTGGCCAACGAGCCCTCGGTGGCTCTGTTCCGGCTGCAGGAGCACGTCCGCAGATCCCTCCCGGAGCTGGCCCAGCACAAG tcggacatgcagagctgggaggagcagagccagggagcCATTTACACCGTGGAATACGCCTGCAG CGCCATCAAGAACATGACTGACAGCGGTGTGTACTTCAAGAGCATCGACAGCCTCCTCAAACATTCCATAGCCATGAAGGAGCAGCTCAACGCCGCCCAGGGCCGCAG CACCGCCACCCCCCAAGCCAAGAATCCTCCAGGCACTTCCTGA
- the LOC125317979 gene encoding collagen alpha-1(XXIII) chain-like, giving the protein MAMGHKRDSPGKLRKLTKATPGVYSPGAGRTDCPALPGARGGLGRAASRAPDSGRGGGNRGSPHLFPSGSPGTRPVAPEGCGQVRDPQLVALPERWQLPGERAPAASLVRWDGAPRPAGLLGLRGSGEKRGPRAEPRRAASRRGGRRFLRRAPCSHRSPTWLL; this is encoded by the exons ATGGCAATGGGACACAAAAGGGACAGCCCGGGGAAACTCCGCAAACTCACAAAAGCCACCCCCGGGGTTTATAGCCCCGGGGCCGGTCGGACCgactgccctgccctgcccggtgCCCGAG GTGGGCTCGGCCGAGCGGCGTCGCGGGCACCGGACAGCGGGCGAGGCGGAGGTAACCGCGGCTCTCCCCACCTCTTCCCCAGCGGCAGCCCCGGGACGCGGCCGGTAGCACCGGAGGGATGCGGGCAGGTGCGGGACCCGCAGTTGGTGGCGTTACCGGAACGGTGGCAACTTCCCGGGGAGCGGGCCCCGGCGGCATCGCTCGTGCGGTGGGACGGGGCTCCGCGGCCGGCCGGGCTGCTCGGGCTCCGGGGCTCCGGGGAGAAGCGGGGACCCCGCGCCGAGCCCCGCCGCGCTGCCTCCCGCCGAGGCGGCCGCCGGTTCCTGCGGCGAGCGCCGTGCTCGCACCGGAGCCCAACATGGCTGCTGTAG
- the TMEM221 gene encoding transmembrane protein 221 yields the protein MPSAYPRRALTVLLLFGTLSAAMALLSSSLIFQLPSGRASPAGGAGAGGGRGALPEPVAAAVLPVSAVLAALCLVLNVSCLLLCLLHGYFSTELCRGQPGPDQADWFLLDSCSVRHAAIGLFCCGVCLYLTALALFMLLLFEPEAAIASACILASGILVLLITVLHALLRASQISQRSRSEPSQALYENDSAPHGDSSGSDLNKKNAAPPRPRPEIHREFSFPPFLERKSQLGSASSSNLSSAGSPGKEFQQEFQQECRDLSRTHRTLSVESGLLQGQGKPWNVITQEMRNVMSRKPTGKDSTLV from the exons ATGCCCTCCGCGTACCCGCGGCGAGCCCTGacggtgctgctgctcttcGGCACCTTGTCCGCTGCCatggccctgctctcctccagcctcATCTTCCAGCTGCCGTCGGGCCGCGCCAGTCCCGCCGgaggtgccggtgccggtggcGGCCGCGGTGCGCTCCCGGAGCCGGTGGCCGCCGCTGTGCTGCCGGTGTCGGCCGTGCTGGCCGCGCTCTGCCTGGTGCTCAACGtgagctgcctcctgctctgcctcctccacGGCTACTTCAGCACCGAGCTGTGCCGGGGGCAGCCCGGGCCCGACCA GGCAGACTGGTTCCTCCTGGACAGCTGCAGTGTCCGGCACGCGGCCATCGGCCTCTTCTGCTGCGGGGTCTGCCTCTACCTCACAG ctctggcccttttcatgctgctgctgttcgAGCCGGAGGCCGCCATCGCCAGCGCCTGCATCCTGGCCTCTGGAATCCTCGTCCTGCTCATCACCGTGCTCCACGCCCTGCTCCGCGCTTCCCAAATTTCCCAGCGGAGCCGCTCGGAGCCTTCCCAAGCCCTGTACGAGAACGACTCAGCCCCGCACGGGGACAGCTCCGGCAGCGACCTCAACAAGAAGAACGCGGCTcctccccggccccgccctGAAATCCACCGGGAATTCTCCTTCCCACCTTTCCTGGAGCGCAAATCCCAGCTGGGCTCGGCCTCCAGCAGCAACCTGAGCTCGGCGGGCAGCCCCGGTAAGGAATTCCAGCAGGAATTCCAGCAGGAATGTCGCGACTTGTCGCGCACGCACCGGACGCTGTCGGTGGAGTcggggctgctccaggggcagggaaaaccTTGGAATGTCATCACGCAGGAGATGAGGAATGTGATGTCCCGCAAGCCCACGGGCAAGGACTCCACGCTCGTGTGA
- the MEF2B gene encoding myocyte-specific enhancer factor 2B: MGRKKIQISRILDQRNRQVTFTKRKFGLMKKAYELSVLCDCEIALIIFNSTNRLFQYASTDMDKVLLKYTEYSEPHESRTNSDILETLKRKGLGLESHELELEEGPEPPGDRGRRLGDGADLALARPRFYSPVPLPEAAYGSSPPATDTSLGSASSSPQGQGRSPAFKPAASKPPGRSPGPLPPGLSYPLFPAASLSRALATKTPPPLFLGAEGRRGEAQGSLASGRSGGSAARPLYPALQTLSPVLSPGSSGLPSHGLAGFPFLSPAQADFGAGEVPPPPGFLQPPAWQHPRDMAALGASSRIVPAEEPAPAPGASPQHQAISIKSERVSPGLGCPPGTPQPSLTSLASLSEASRAPGDLQPRDDLAKGYPPYALGPPRPLPDEQRVPVPARRGQPVDVWQR; this comes from the exons ATGGGccggaaaaaaatccagatcaGCCGGATTTTGGATCAGCGGAACCGGCAG GTGACCTTCACCAAGCGGAAATTCGGGCTGATGAAGAAGGCGTACGAGCTGAGCGTGCTGTGCGACTGCGAGATCGCCCTGATCATCTTCAACAGCACCAACCGCCTCTTCCAGTACGCCAGCACCGACATGGACAAGGTGCTGCTCAAGTACACCGAGTACAGCGAGCCCCACGAGAGCCGCACCAACTCCGACATCCTCGAG ACGCTGAAGCGCaaagggctggggctggagagccacgagctggagctggaggagggcCCGGAGCCGCCCGGGGACAGGGGGAGAAGGCTCGGGGATGGAGCGGATCTGGCGCTGGCGCGGCCCAGGTTTTAT AGCCCGGTGCCACTGCCTGAGGCAGCCTATGGCAGCTCCCCTCCGGCCACcgacacctccctgggcagcgcCAGCAGCTCCCCGCAGGGCCAGGGCCGCTCTCCTGCCTTCAAACCGGCTGCCTCGAAGCCACCGGGACGGTCCCCAGGGCCACTGCCCCCAG gTCTCAGCTACCCCCTGTTCCCTGCCGCCAGCCTGAGCCGCGCCTTGGCCACCAAGACGCCACCACCGCTGTTCCTGGGGGCCGAGGGCCGGCGTGGCGAGGCCCAGGGCAGCCTGGCGAGTGGCCGGAGCGGCGGCAGCGCAGCG CGGCCGCTGTACCCTGCCCTGCAGACCCTCAGCCCCGTGCTCAGCCCGGGCAGCTCCGGCCTTCCGAGCCACGGCCTCGCCGGCTTCCCCTTCCTCAGCCCGGCCCAAGCAG ATTTTGGGGCTGGCGAggtcccgccgccccccggctTCCTGCAGCCCCCGGCGTGGCAGCACCCGCGGGACATGGCAGCGCTGGG GGCCAGCAGCCGGATCGTCCCCGCGGAGGAGCCCGCGCCTGCCCCCGGCGCGTCCCCGCAGCACCAGGCCATCAGCATCAAGTCGGAGCGGGTGTCGCCGGGGCTGGGCTGTCCCCCGGGcaccccccagccctccctgacCAGCCTGGCGTCCCTCAGCGAAGCCTCCCGAGCCCCCGGAGACCTCCAGCCCCGGGATGACCTCGCCAAGGGCTACCCTCCCTACGCGCTGGGGCCACCGCGGCCACTGCCGGACGAGCAGAGGGTCCCTGTCCCCGCGCGGCGGGGACAGCCCGTGGACGTTTGGCAGAGATAG